In Pedobacter sp. W3I1, one DNA window encodes the following:
- a CDS encoding DNA alkylation repair protein produces the protein MLLDLRRHMNLKETLSKLESLREEKVRAMHIKNGARANIFGVKMGDIRAIAKKIKTDHELALQLWETENIDARLLAILILKPKALSAEQIEQMVASENFTWAADWFYNYIVKEYPNKEQFREKWMNSGNIMLARAGWSLTSGHIIREPEGIDIPAILDRIEKEMPEAAPEIQWTMNTALAQIGINHTDYRERALAIGEKLGIYRDYPVSKGCTSPFAPIWINEMVSRQK, from the coding sequence ATGCTATTAGATTTACGAAGACACATGAATCTTAAAGAAACTCTTTCAAAACTAGAATCGCTCCGCGAAGAGAAAGTTCGCGCCATGCACATTAAGAACGGCGCCAGAGCAAACATTTTTGGCGTTAAAATGGGCGACATCAGGGCAATTGCCAAAAAGATCAAAACCGATCATGAACTTGCACTTCAACTCTGGGAAACTGAAAATATTGATGCCCGACTGCTGGCCATCTTAATCCTTAAGCCAAAAGCGCTATCTGCAGAACAGATTGAGCAAATGGTAGCTTCAGAAAATTTTACCTGGGCAGCTGACTGGTTTTACAATTACATTGTTAAAGAATACCCTAACAAGGAACAATTCAGGGAAAAATGGATGAATTCAGGAAATATTATGCTGGCCCGTGCAGGCTGGAGCCTAACCAGCGGACATATAATCAGGGAACCTGAAGGAATAGACATCCCGGCAATTCTTGATCGGATTGAAAAAGAAATGCCTGAAGCAGCACCAGAAATCCAATGGACGATGAATACCGCATTGGCTCAGATTGGCATTAACCACACTGACTATAGAGAAAGAGCCTTGGCCATTGGCGAAAAACTTGGCATTTACCGCGATTATCCTGTTTCTAAAGGCTGTACTTCTCCATTTGCACCGATCTGGATTAATGAAATGGTAAGCCGGCAGAAGTAG
- a CDS encoding spore protein codes for MAVTRLKRKDRRNKNTAHQEVAFLKRATNIELGSRSAQPKKDQLAKNNAVLAALAK; via the coding sequence ATGGCAGTTACCAGATTAAAAAGAAAAGACAGAAGAAATAAAAATACGGCTCACCAAGAGGTAGCATTTTTAAAGAGAGCAACTAACATCGAGTTAGGAAGCCGCTCTGCACAACCTAAAAAAGATCAATTAGCTAAAAACAATGCTGTTTTAGCTGCTTTGGCAAAATAG
- a CDS encoding RNA methyltransferase, with amino-acid sequence MLSKSQISFIKSLHQKKYRKEHGLFIVEGIKSIKEFFQSSYQIHTIFYNSEQYNLLPKLPANINLFEVKNAELDKISTLQTPQGFLALVHIPKNKALVLNELKNQFTLVLDGVQDPGNMGTIIRTADWFGFKDIICSADCVEIFNPKTVQATMGSLARVNIYEADLPVFLEKNTIPVFGALLDGESIYKTQWGTEGLVVLGNEGKGISAEVIKKINKPVTIPRIGEAESLNVAVSAAIFCAELVRVRN; translated from the coding sequence ATGCTTTCAAAATCACAGATTAGTTTTATAAAGTCGTTACATCAAAAAAAATACCGTAAAGAACATGGTTTATTTATTGTTGAAGGTATAAAATCCATAAAAGAATTTTTTCAATCAAGCTACCAGATTCATACTATATTTTACAACAGCGAACAATACAATTTGTTACCCAAATTGCCTGCAAATATAAACTTATTTGAAGTAAAGAACGCCGAATTAGATAAGATTAGTACGCTGCAAACGCCACAAGGCTTTTTAGCGCTCGTTCATATCCCCAAAAATAAGGCGTTAGTGCTAAATGAGCTAAAAAATCAGTTCACTTTGGTTTTAGATGGTGTTCAGGATCCAGGCAACATGGGCACCATTATCCGTACGGCAGATTGGTTTGGCTTTAAAGATATCATCTGCTCTGCCGACTGTGTAGAAATATTTAATCCAAAAACCGTACAGGCCACCATGGGTTCTTTAGCACGGGTAAATATTTACGAAGCCGATCTGCCAGTATTTTTGGAGAAAAATACCATCCCTGTATTTGGGGCATTGTTAGATGGCGAATCGATTTACAAAACGCAATGGGGAACTGAGGGATTAGTGGTTTTAGGCAATGAAGGAAAGGGAATATCGGCAGAAGTGATCAAAAAAATAAATAAGCCAGTAACCATTCCGAGAATTGGGGAAGCCGAATCGTTAAATGTGGCAGTAAGCGCGGCAATCTTTTGTGCTGAGTTAGTGCGAGTTCGAAATTAA
- a CDS encoding BamA/TamA family outer membrane protein, translating into MILKAYQNSISIKLKSTAILLFIIVLIQACSSTKYIADYQSIVKKVTIDSIDAKFEEQAYNYVQKDIRPASKLSINVPLYNLFNTKDGRYKTSDIKPFGTPPAILDSTLVEISRTQIQKFLKSKGYRQAEVTSAIKIADKKAEIVFNAKPGPAYFIEKLSDSIPNVNIRNLYESNKAKITHLHKGMQYDEDSLTYEREQIYRIMKENGYFYFLRPYVNFDVYGAEANSKTNKIDLNLNVTDPANGPHKQFNIGYTHLLIAPNPDGLPDSARYKLSKDTLNGIIYTDFSKRYRRNPIVRYDFLKQGDLYDIRNENLTYDRLYELNVFKNVKIDYFRRDSTSNKINAIILLTPQKVMSNRVEGEIPFNGGTVGFTLGNTYTNNNIFRGAERFELQVKGGLQSRIGNGAKVFSDIYQRDFSISASISVPRLMIPFYNPVLGGNGMPHTTFATSYIYALQKDVSVRRIFINSITYDWFETKSKLHSFTPLNFEYRFGNLDTSKVDAVTRFNNLYYSSLLDRKDLTLGMKYTYTLNGDKLNQLRTFVYLRAGMDIAGNMLQGISKLTGAKHDPANNDPAKILGLPFNQYTRPEVDIRWYKHLGGERQFIARLNTGIAYAYGNSVLTGIPFEKQFFAGGSNGLRAWQARTIGPGNYNRQVLASDEVRKAVFGLDQLGTLRIETNFEYRFTLARKFFGATLKGAAFVDAGNIWNIRRGESITLENPELDELTVFKLSKLAKQIAIGTGIGLRYDVQYFVFRFDVGLKLKDPQFVGSDQWVISKFLTGSRDFKDSYNSTHGPDTYRFIQYNFGIGMPF; encoded by the coding sequence GTGATTTTGAAAGCATACCAAAACTCAATAAGTATTAAACTGAAAAGCACTGCAATATTACTATTTATTATTGTTTTAATTCAGGCCTGCTCATCAACTAAGTACATTGCCGACTATCAATCGATAGTGAAAAAGGTAACTATCGATAGTATTGATGCTAAATTTGAAGAGCAGGCTTACAATTATGTCCAGAAAGATATCAGGCCAGCATCGAAGCTGAGTATCAACGTGCCTTTGTACAATTTGTTTAATACAAAAGATGGTCGGTATAAAACCAGTGATATTAAGCCATTTGGTACGCCACCGGCTATTTTAGATAGCACATTGGTCGAAATTTCCAGAACACAGATACAGAAATTTTTAAAAAGTAAGGGCTATCGCCAGGCCGAAGTAACTTCTGCTATAAAGATTGCAGATAAAAAAGCCGAAATTGTATTCAATGCTAAACCCGGGCCTGCTTATTTTATTGAGAAACTTTCCGATTCGATACCAAATGTAAATATTAGAAACCTTTACGAATCGAATAAGGCTAAAATAACGCATTTACACAAGGGAATGCAGTACGATGAAGACTCTTTAACTTATGAAAGGGAGCAGATTTATCGAATTATGAAAGAAAACGGATATTTCTATTTCTTAAGACCCTATGTAAATTTTGATGTATATGGTGCCGAAGCAAACTCTAAGACCAACAAAATAGATTTAAATCTTAATGTAACCGATCCTGCAAATGGTCCGCATAAGCAGTTTAATATTGGTTACACACATTTGTTAATAGCGCCAAATCCTGATGGTTTGCCCGATTCGGCAAGGTATAAATTAAGCAAAGATACCCTAAATGGGATTATTTATACCGATTTCTCTAAACGTTACAGGCGTAATCCGATCGTTCGTTACGATTTTCTGAAGCAAGGTGATCTTTATGATATCCGGAATGAAAACCTCACTTACGATCGCTTATATGAGCTCAATGTTTTTAAAAATGTAAAGATCGATTATTTCAGAAGGGATAGCACCTCAAATAAAATCAATGCGATTATTTTGCTCACTCCTCAAAAGGTAATGAGTAACCGCGTGGAAGGCGAGATACCGTTTAATGGAGGTACCGTTGGGTTTACCCTCGGAAATACCTATACCAATAATAATATTTTCAGAGGAGCAGAACGATTTGAACTTCAGGTAAAAGGTGGTTTGCAATCGCGTATTGGTAACGGGGCCAAGGTTTTCAGTGATATTTATCAGCGCGATTTTTCCATCAGTGCCAGTATTTCGGTACCCAGATTGATGATCCCTTTCTACAACCCTGTTTTAGGGGGCAACGGGATGCCGCACACTACCTTTGCAACGAGTTACATTTATGCCTTACAAAAAGATGTTTCGGTAAGGAGGATTTTTATCAACTCCATTACTTACGATTGGTTTGAAACAAAATCTAAGTTACACTCTTTTACCCCCTTAAATTTTGAGTATCGTTTTGGTAATCTCGATACTTCAAAAGTGGATGCAGTTACCAGGTTTAATAATCTTTATTATTCTTCGCTGCTCGATCGTAAAGATTTAACACTGGGGATGAAATATACTTACACGCTTAATGGCGATAAGTTAAACCAGCTGAGAACTTTTGTTTATTTAAGGGCAGGAATGGATATTGCAGGCAATATGTTGCAAGGTATATCTAAGCTCACGGGCGCTAAGCATGACCCGGCCAACAACGACCCGGCAAAGATACTAGGCTTGCCTTTTAATCAGTACACCAGGCCAGAGGTAGATATCAGGTGGTATAAACATTTGGGTGGCGAAAGGCAATTTATTGCCCGCTTAAATACCGGAATAGCCTATGCTTACGGTAATTCAGTTTTAACTGGTATTCCTTTCGAAAAGCAATTTTTCGCCGGTGGATCAAACGGCTTGAGGGCCTGGCAGGCCAGAACGATTGGACCTGGTAATTATAACAGACAGGTGCTTGCAAGTGATGAAGTACGAAAGGCAGTTTTTGGACTAGATCAGTTGGGTACTTTACGGATTGAAACTAATTTCGAATATAGGTTTACACTTGCCCGGAAATTTTTCGGGGCAACTTTAAAAGGAGCCGCCTTTGTTGATGCCGGTAATATCTGGAATATCCGCAGAGGTGAGTCGATTACACTTGAAAACCCTGAGTTGGATGAATTAACCGTGTTTAAGCTTAGTAAACTGGCTAAGCAAATTGCTATTGGTACAGGTATTGGTTTAAGGTACGATGTGCAGTATTTTGTTTTCAGGTTTGATGTTGGATTGAAACTTAAAGACCCTCAGTTTGTGGGATCAGACCAATGGGTAATCAGCAAATTTTTAACCGGGTCGAGAGATTTTAAAGATAGTTATAACTCCACACACGGGCCTGATACCTATCGTTTTATACAATACAACTTTGGTATTGGCATGCCATTCTAA
- a CDS encoding 2'-5' RNA ligase family protein — MENLYLVCLVPPVSIAEDIDEIRTYISAKFNVHESLKRPAHITLYPPIKLSSLAAEKRFFKVLENAAFSVPFIQVLRNFNSFPEHTFYLDVEQNEGLMTLEKQITKALQPLKLLEKKEKFNPHLTLAFRDVKPPIFKQIAAEFKDRKFKREFPVSSFSVYKHMDKRWQPFKEFSFKDPETKPKTLSLFD; from the coding sequence ATGGAAAATTTATATTTAGTGTGCTTAGTTCCTCCTGTTTCAATTGCAGAAGACATCGACGAGATCAGAACATACATTTCAGCGAAATTTAATGTGCACGAGTCATTAAAACGCCCTGCGCACATCACCTTGTACCCTCCAATAAAACTATCCTCCTTAGCAGCCGAAAAAAGATTTTTTAAAGTGCTTGAGAATGCCGCTTTCAGTGTGCCATTTATACAGGTGCTCAGAAACTTCAATTCATTTCCGGAGCATACCTTTTATCTCGATGTTGAACAAAATGAGGGGTTAATGACGCTGGAAAAACAGATCACTAAAGCATTACAACCATTAAAATTGCTGGAGAAAAAAGAAAAATTTAATCCACATTTAACTTTGGCGTTCAGGGATGTAAAACCACCCATTTTCAAACAGATTGCTGCCGAATTTAAAGACCGGAAATTTAAACGCGAATTCCCCGTTTCATCCTTTTCTGTTTACAAACACATGGATAAAAGATGGCAACCCTTTAAAGAATTCTCTTTTAAAGATCCCGAAACAAAACCTAAAACATTAAGCCTTTTCGATTAA
- a CDS encoding patatin-like phospholipase family protein, with product MLILFVLYCNQLQAQKVGLVFSGGGAKGLAHIGTLKALEENHIPIDYITGTSMGGIVGAMYAAGYSPAQIEKIALSNDFQNWVNGRYTSDYTYYFQKNAPNASMLTAKVAIDTGFHFSFRSNLINDIPLNFAFLELFSQASAVSKDNFDNLFVPYRCMVADVLSQKSITVSKGSLAEAVRATMTVPIIYRPIKLDGKYVFDGGLYNNFPADVMERDFKPDFVIGANVSSKTYNEYPKNIDDRLMNRFLVYMFLSKSDSTMIGKNGVYIQPNVATYSVTNFAPVAELIKKGYDATMADMPRIKALISKRVSDEELAERREKFNARKPDLKFSNIIVTGVNSQQKKYVERLFKSDKSTFDLQDIRRGYYKLVADQTFETVYPKISYQAATDSYTFEVVAQPKKSFKLELGGNISTRPISNVFLGAQYNYLNRKSYTFGTSFYSGRFYESVQVNGRVDYPTRLPLFVAAELTYNHWNFYNTSQIFIENPRPIYIEQSDRKIDLMMGMPLNYNTKIVLHATFINNNDRYSPNNTFAVGDLLDQTIFNGFRGSLNLEKNSLNRKQYANRGQSFSLSFNYTTGRENYNPGNIFRNTAGFVKIPGSSQLHQWGSIKLTQENYFLHLKKYTLGYIVEGVISNQPLFSNYYATLLTAPAFYPLQDSRSLFLDKFRATTYAAGGIKNIYNVKKNLDFRLEGYLFLPHKEFELNNFQDVDYAKAITKIRYAGTAGLVYHSPLGPVSLSYNLYNDAVKRNGVLLHIGYLIYNKRSIE from the coding sequence TTGCTGATCCTCTTCGTTCTGTACTGTAACCAATTGCAGGCGCAAAAGGTAGGCCTTGTGTTTAGCGGCGGCGGTGCAAAAGGATTGGCGCACATTGGTACTTTAAAGGCTTTAGAAGAAAACCATATCCCTATAGATTACATTACCGGCACATCCATGGGCGGCATTGTTGGCGCCATGTATGCCGCAGGTTATAGCCCCGCACAGATAGAGAAAATTGCACTAAGCAACGACTTCCAAAATTGGGTAAACGGGCGGTATACCAGCGATTACACCTATTATTTTCAGAAAAATGCACCCAATGCTTCCATGCTTACGGCAAAAGTGGCTATTGATACGGGGTTTCATTTTAGTTTCCGATCTAACCTGATTAATGATATTCCATTAAATTTTGCTTTTCTTGAGCTTTTTTCACAGGCTTCTGCCGTTTCTAAAGACAATTTCGACAATCTTTTTGTTCCCTATCGCTGTATGGTTGCAGATGTGCTTTCGCAAAAAAGTATTACAGTAAGCAAGGGAAGTTTAGCCGAAGCGGTAAGGGCAACCATGACGGTTCCGATTATTTACCGGCCCATTAAATTAGACGGAAAATATGTTTTTGACGGTGGACTGTATAATAATTTCCCTGCCGATGTAATGGAAAGAGACTTTAAACCCGATTTTGTAATCGGCGCCAATGTTTCTTCTAAAACTTATAACGAATACCCTAAAAACATCGACGATCGTTTAATGAACCGCTTTTTGGTATACATGTTTCTATCCAAATCAGACTCTACCATGATTGGAAAAAATGGCGTATACATCCAACCCAATGTAGCCACGTATAGTGTAACTAATTTTGCTCCGGTAGCAGAACTGATCAAAAAAGGCTACGATGCTACGATGGCCGATATGCCAAGAATTAAGGCCCTGATTAGCAAAAGAGTGAGCGATGAAGAACTGGCAGAAAGAAGGGAAAAATTTAATGCAAGAAAACCAGATCTAAAATTTAGCAACATCATCGTAACAGGTGTAAACAGCCAGCAGAAGAAATATGTAGAAAGGCTTTTTAAAAGCGACAAAAGCACTTTCGACCTGCAGGATATCAGGCGCGGTTATTACAAACTGGTTGCCGATCAGACTTTCGAAACCGTGTATCCTAAAATTTCTTATCAAGCTGCAACTGATAGTTATACTTTTGAGGTGGTGGCACAGCCGAAAAAGAGCTTTAAACTCGAATTAGGCGGCAATATCTCCACAAGGCCCATCAGCAATGTTTTTTTGGGCGCCCAGTACAATTACCTCAACCGAAAATCGTATACTTTTGGAACCAGTTTTTACTCTGGCCGTTTTTATGAATCGGTACAGGTGAATGGCCGGGTAGATTACCCAACCAGGCTCCCCTTATTTGTCGCCGCCGAGTTAACCTATAATCACTGGAATTTTTATAATACCAGCCAGATATTTATCGAAAACCCACGCCCTATTTACATCGAACAATCAGACCGGAAAATTGATCTCATGATGGGCATGCCCTTAAATTACAATACCAAAATTGTCCTCCACGCTACATTTATCAATAACAATGACCGTTACAGCCCTAATAATACTTTTGCCGTAGGCGATTTATTAGATCAAACCATATTTAATGGTTTCAGAGGCTCGTTAAACCTTGAAAAAAATTCGTTAAACCGAAAACAATATGCGAATAGAGGTCAAAGCTTTTCGTTAAGTTTTAATTATACTACCGGTCGCGAAAATTATAATCCAGGTAATATTTTCCGCAACACCGCAGGTTTTGTGAAAATTCCGGGCAGTAGCCAACTTCACCAATGGGGCAGCATTAAGCTTACTCAGGAAAACTATTTTTTACACCTAAAAAAATATACATTGGGTTATATTGTTGAAGGCGTTATTTCAAACCAGCCGTTATTTAGCAACTATTACGCAACACTTTTAACTGCTCCGGCCTTTTACCCCCTGCAAGATAGCCGCTCGCTGTTTCTGGATAAGTTTAGAGCAACAACCTATGCAGCTGGTGGCATCAAAAACATTTATAATGTTAAAAAAAATCTTGATTTTAGATTAGAAGGTTATTTATTTTTGCCACATAAAGAGTTCGAGCTGAATAATTTTCAGGATGTAGATTATGCCAAGGCTATTACAAAAATACGTTATGCGGGCACTGCAGGTTTGGTTTATCACTCACCGCTCGGTCCCGTAAGTTTAAGTTATAATTTATATAACGACGCGGTTAAAAGAAATGGTGTATTATTGCATATCGGTTATTTAATTTACAATAAACGTTCTATCGAATGA
- a CDS encoding TspO/MBR family protein, translated as MKFKPVAFIINIAITLGVGALGGWATAQSVKTWYPTLNKPSFNPPNWLFAPVWTTLYILIGIAAYLVWIKRDKIVHFPRTVAIYLIQLILNLGWSFIFFYLHEIGFALAEIILLLIIIVINASMFYKINKWAGLIFIPYFLWVTFASFLTYNIFILN; from the coding sequence ATGAAATTTAAACCTGTAGCTTTTATTATTAATATAGCCATCACACTGGGGGTTGGTGCTTTAGGAGGATGGGCAACCGCTCAATCTGTTAAAACCTGGTATCCAACACTAAACAAACCATCCTTTAATCCACCAAACTGGCTTTTTGCACCTGTTTGGACTACACTTTACATACTTATTGGCATTGCTGCTTATCTCGTTTGGATAAAACGTGATAAAATTGTTCATTTCCCGCGAACAGTTGCCATTTACCTGATCCAGTTAATTTTAAATTTAGGCTGGTCATTCATTTTCTTTTATCTGCATGAGATAGGTTTTGCCCTGGCCGAAATTATTTTACTGTTGATTATCATTGTCATCAATGCATCCATGTTCTATAAAATAAACAAATGGGCGGGTTTAATATTTATTCCCTACTTCCTTTGGGTAACTTTTGCATCATTTTTAACCTACAACATTTTCATATTGAACTAA
- a CDS encoding M28 family metallopeptidase, whose translation MKKIYTPLLFVAISLSLQAQVVVNRNQDIDKMVKAVNQDSLKSYISKMVSFGTRNTLSDIRSKTKGIGAARNWVVNKFNQFAKQSDGRLTAYLDTTTFKPDGKRIDQPTLLGNAVAILKGTDANDKRVYVVSGHLDSRVTDVMNRTSDAPGANDDGSGVAGVIEAARIMSQYKFPATIIFVAVSGEEQSLLGSGFMAAKAKKENWNVDAMLNNDMIGSNNSSETQIIDNTRLRVFSEGLPGFDLDKNAKSIRQFGLENDGKSRQLARYVKEIGERYVDQLEVKLIYRNDRFLRGGDHTPFVENGFTAVRITEMNENFDHQHQDLRTEKGIRYGDLQEFMDFEYLRKNTGVNIAVLANLAKAPSSPTEVKVDVKNLSNSTFLYWKAPLNGTVKGYYVLMRETSSAVWEKKFFTSATELRLPYSKDNYLFAVQSIGNDGNESLPVVPGIGR comes from the coding sequence ATGAAAAAAATCTACACACCCCTACTTTTTGTTGCCATAAGTTTATCTCTACAGGCTCAGGTTGTTGTTAACCGAAATCAGGATATTGATAAAATGGTTAAGGCCGTAAACCAGGATTCGCTAAAATCATATATCAGTAAAATGGTATCTTTTGGAACAAGAAATACACTTAGTGATATTAGAAGTAAAACAAAAGGAATTGGAGCCGCCAGAAATTGGGTGGTGAATAAGTTTAATCAATTTGCCAAGCAAAGCGATGGCAGGCTTACCGCATACCTGGATACCACTACATTTAAACCTGATGGCAAAAGAATAGACCAGCCTACACTTTTGGGCAATGCTGTAGCTATACTAAAAGGTACTGACGCAAACGACAAACGCGTTTATGTGGTGAGCGGGCACCTCGATAGCCGTGTTACTGATGTAATGAACAGAACCAGTGATGCACCCGGCGCCAATGATGATGGCAGTGGTGTTGCTGGTGTAATTGAGGCTGCAAGGATTATGAGTCAGTATAAATTTCCTGCAACAATAATTTTTGTCGCTGTGAGCGGTGAAGAACAATCTTTATTAGGCTCTGGTTTTATGGCCGCAAAAGCAAAAAAAGAAAACTGGAATGTAGATGCCATGTTAAACAATGATATGATTGGAAGCAACAACAGTAGCGAAACACAAATCATCGACAATACCAGGCTACGCGTATTTAGTGAGGGTTTACCTGGCTTCGATCTGGATAAAAATGCAAAGAGCATCCGTCAGTTTGGTTTAGAGAACGATGGTAAAAGCCGTCAGTTGGCTCGATACGTTAAAGAAATAGGCGAGCGTTATGTAGATCAGTTAGAAGTTAAATTAATTTATAGAAACGACAGGTTTCTCCGCGGCGGAGACCATACTCCATTTGTAGAAAATGGATTTACCGCGGTGCGCATCACTGAAATGAACGAAAACTTCGATCACCAGCACCAGGACCTTAGAACGGAGAAAGGCATTAGGTATGGTGACTTACAGGAATTTATGGATTTCGAATATTTGCGTAAAAATACAGGCGTAAATATTGCGGTGTTGGCCAATCTGGCTAAAGCTCCCTCAAGCCCAACCGAAGTAAAAGTTGATGTAAAAAACCTGAGCAACTCTACTTTTTTATACTGGAAGGCACCCCTTAATGGTACAGTAAAGGGTTATTATGTTTTAATGCGCGAAACCAGTAGCGCTGTTTGGGAAAAGAAATTTTTTACTTCAGCTACTGAATTAAGATTGCCTTACAGTAAAGACAATTATTTATTTGCCGTTCAAAGTATCGGAAATGATGGCAATGAGAGCTTGCCTGTAGTGCCAGGTATTGGCAGATAA
- a CDS encoding alpha/beta fold hydrolase: MHPILIRNNVKILGEGSQVIVFAHGFGCAQTSWKFITDAFLKDYKVILFDYVGSGDSDLSQYDQRKYATLEGYACDVIDIIEALDLNNIIFVGHSVSSMIGMIAALQMPEVFKKLVFIGPSPRYLNDRDYIGGFNAADIETIFEHIADDYIAWSKQLAPVVMNSPLKPHLTDFLQECFEATDPSVALAFAMATFKADYRDKLKNLGVPSLTLQSTDDIMSPLSAGEFIHKNTPDNFLVVMKATGHFPHISEPEETIREIKDFIEDISLKSASNHLYAF; this comes from the coding sequence TTGCATCCTATACTCATCAGAAATAATGTTAAAATCCTTGGCGAAGGCAGCCAGGTAATTGTATTTGCCCATGGTTTCGGCTGTGCGCAGACTTCTTGGAAATTTATTACAGATGCTTTTCTGAAAGACTATAAAGTAATACTATTTGATTATGTTGGATCGGGAGATTCTGACCTAAGCCAGTACGACCAACGAAAATATGCTACACTAGAAGGATATGCCTGCGATGTAATCGACATTATAGAAGCGCTTGATTTAAACAACATCATATTTGTTGGGCACTCGGTAAGCAGTATGATTGGCATGATTGCCGCATTACAGATGCCAGAAGTATTTAAAAAATTAGTTTTTATTGGCCCTTCGCCAAGATATTTAAATGACCGTGATTATATCGGTGGATTTAATGCCGCAGATATTGAAACCATATTTGAGCACATAGCCGATGATTATATAGCCTGGAGCAAGCAATTGGCACCAGTAGTAATGAATAGCCCTTTAAAACCTCATTTGACTGATTTTTTACAGGAATGTTTTGAAGCTACCGACCCAAGTGTGGCCCTGGCCTTCGCAATGGCTACTTTTAAGGCCGATTATAGAGACAAGTTAAAAAACCTCGGGGTACCGAGTCTTACCCTGCAAAGTACGGACGATATCATGTCTCCTTTATCGGCCGGCGAATTTATCCATAAAAATACACCAGATAATTTTTTGGTTGTAATGAAAGCCACAGGTCATTTTCCGCACATTAGTGAACCAGAAGAAACCATAAGGGAAATAAAAGATTTTATTGAAGATATCAGTTTAAAATCAGCGTCTAATCATCTTTATGCCTTCTAA